In one window of Undibacter mobilis DNA:
- a CDS encoding PaaI family thioesterase, translated as MSHAHSDALARLREQMEGPPFHHLLRPQAVDVDPEGGTITIRLQFRDELARAKSDRAFHGGVIASLIDLAGHAAVAVKIGRMAPTIDLRIDYMSRAEGEAITAHAKLLKAGRSVARVDIEVFDAQNRSVALGRGTYSTI; from the coding sequence ATGAGCCACGCCCACAGCGATGCACTCGCGCGACTGCGAGAACAGATGGAAGGGCCGCCGTTCCATCACCTGCTGCGGCCGCAAGCTGTCGATGTCGATCCGGAAGGCGGGACCATCACCATCCGTCTTCAATTTCGCGATGAATTGGCGCGCGCCAAGAGCGACAGAGCCTTTCATGGCGGCGTCATTGCTTCGCTGATAGATCTTGCCGGCCACGCTGCCGTCGCCGTAAAGATCGGCCGCATGGCGCCGACCATCGACCTGCGTATCGACTACATGAGCCGGGCCGAAGGCGAGGCGATCACGGCCCACGCCAAATTGCTGAAGGCCGGCCGCTCAGTGGCACGGGTCGACATCGAAGTTTTTGATGCGCAAAACAGATCCGTTGCACTCGGCCGCGGTACCTACAGCACGATCTGA
- a CDS encoding NADPH:quinone oxidoreductase family protein: protein MRAAIVKDFGPIASHMAGDLPDPTARAGEVLITIKATAVNFVDSLVVTGKYQFLPQRPFAPGKLPAGEIAALGEGVSGFKVGDHVLALAEQGGYAQKIAVDAKQCFKLPPTMSFGEAASMALVYDTSWFALRERARIQAGDSVLVLGSTGGVGLASVQLAKAMGAKVLAGVSTAAKAPLAMEAGADDIVDLSQPNLRDSLREQVFAKNGGKGVDIVIDPIGGDAFDAALRALAWRGRLVVIGFASGRIPEVKVNYLLLKNIEVTGLQVSDYRKRMPEMMAECMREIFALYEAGKLKPATFETRPLDAFAEALQEVVDRRAHGRIVLEPNP, encoded by the coding sequence ATGCGCGCTGCGATCGTCAAAGATTTTGGTCCAATCGCCAGCCACATGGCTGGAGACTTGCCCGACCCGACGGCGCGTGCCGGCGAAGTGCTCATTACCATCAAGGCAACTGCGGTCAATTTTGTCGACAGCCTTGTCGTCACTGGTAAGTACCAGTTCCTGCCGCAGCGCCCTTTCGCGCCGGGCAAGCTGCCAGCCGGCGAGATTGCCGCTCTTGGCGAAGGCGTTTCGGGCTTCAAGGTCGGCGACCACGTGCTCGCGCTCGCCGAGCAAGGCGGCTACGCGCAAAAGATCGCCGTCGACGCAAAGCAATGTTTCAAACTGCCGCCGACGATGAGTTTTGGCGAGGCCGCATCGATGGCGCTGGTTTACGATACATCCTGGTTTGCCTTACGCGAACGAGCGCGCATTCAAGCCGGCGACAGCGTGCTGGTCCTTGGCTCGACTGGGGGCGTGGGTCTGGCCTCTGTGCAACTGGCCAAGGCCATGGGCGCAAAAGTCCTGGCTGGTGTCTCCACCGCGGCCAAGGCACCGCTGGCTATGGAAGCCGGCGCCGACGATATCGTAGACTTGTCGCAGCCTAACCTGCGGGATTCGCTTCGCGAGCAAGTTTTCGCCAAGAATGGCGGCAAAGGTGTCGACATCGTTATCGACCCGATCGGCGGCGACGCCTTCGACGCCGCGTTGCGCGCGCTAGCTTGGCGCGGCCGCCTTGTCGTCATCGGCTTTGCCTCCGGTCGTATTCCAGAGGTGAAGGTGAACTATCTGTTGCTCAAGAACATTGAGGTGACCGGCCTTCAAGTCAGCGACTATCGCAAACGGATGCCGGAAATGATGGCCGAATGCATGCGGGAAATCTTTGCGCTGTACGAAGCCGGCAAACTGAAGCCTGCGACCTTCGAGACGCGCCCGCTCGACGCCTTCGCCGAAGCTCTGCAGGAAGTTGTCGACAGACGTGCGCATGGGCGTATCGTTCTCGAGCCCAATCCATGA
- a CDS encoding helix-turn-helix domain-containing protein yields MTLRYDEIGNRLKAYRLGSNLSADEIANQLGISRTALYRFEKGELAKIETLERLAELLGVSIPTLLGVGIEYIPSAVSYFERMRQIEETSDQIIVLSGPISLLLSSDNFMLTLEEVLTENVTKNVANRERALSDIPKLMEILRARKDAYRRRRPAIVNLMSAMEIERFLHHGLVGRSGLPEEVLEQRRALAREELDHFAQLLENPPIGVQIGIVTDTLPHTGFQIFRQPDRKILVLSPFRLGGEPNIRVGVAMITSAPDALSFHEASIDEMWGRALKGQNAANLVRQLLASKRVPNDNEDFSNPGKAPKRGSRNKRPSLM; encoded by the coding sequence GTGACATTGCGCTACGATGAGATCGGCAACAGGCTTAAAGCCTACCGGCTTGGCTCCAATCTCAGCGCCGATGAGATCGCCAATCAGCTCGGCATCTCGCGCACCGCTTTGTATCGCTTCGAGAAGGGCGAGCTTGCCAAAATTGAGACCCTGGAACGGCTTGCCGAACTCCTCGGCGTATCGATCCCCACCCTGCTCGGCGTCGGCATCGAATACATCCCGTCTGCGGTCAGCTATTTCGAGCGCATGCGGCAGATCGAGGAGACCAGCGACCAGATCATCGTGCTGTCGGGTCCCATCTCGCTGCTGCTCTCGTCCGACAACTTCATGCTCACACTCGAAGAAGTACTGACTGAAAATGTAACCAAGAACGTAGCCAACAGGGAACGGGCGCTCAGCGATATTCCTAAGCTCATGGAGATCCTGCGGGCCCGCAAGGATGCCTATCGCCGCCGCCGCCCGGCCATCGTCAATCTGATGTCGGCGATGGAGATAGAGCGCTTCCTCCACCATGGACTGGTCGGCCGAAGCGGCTTGCCGGAAGAGGTTCTCGAACAGCGCCGCGCCTTGGCGCGAGAGGAACTCGACCATTTCGCCCAGCTTCTGGAGAACCCGCCGATTGGTGTCCAGATCGGCATTGTCACAGACACGCTTCCGCATACCGGCTTTCAGATTTTCCGCCAGCCGGATCGCAAGATTCTGGTGCTGAGTCCATTCCGACTAGGCGGCGAGCCGAACATTCGTGTCGGCGTGGCGATGATCACCTCCGCCCCGGATGCACTCTCCTTTCATGAAGCGTCCATTGACGAGATGTGGGGACGCGCCCTGAAAGGCCAAAACGCCGCAAATCTCGTGCGCCAGTTGCTCGCCAGTAAGCGGGTGCCAAATGACAATGAGGATTTCTCCAATCCTGGTAAAGCGCCGAAGCGCGGATCGCGCAATAAGCGGCCGTCCTTGATGTGA
- a CDS encoding polysaccharide deacetylase family protein has product MNLKKHNRYNYSPITERADFKWPGGKRLAFYVALNVEHFSFGEGLGHTPTAPGPQPDVRNFGWRDYGLRVGIWRIFDMMDELGLPMCHLLNASVCEEMPQIPARIAKRGDEVVGHGYTNSERQSDMDAATEAAMIRHATDTLAKHVGRRPFGWMGPWISETAVTPDLLQECGYTYLMDWPADDQPFWMKTRAGRILSVPYPIEINDTPTMLSRAQPATDFHRMIIDQFNEMLRLSKDQSLVFGISLHTFCSGQPFRLSQVRQALQTLLSHPGFETVWVTTPGQIADYAATLPADCVP; this is encoded by the coding sequence ATGAACCTCAAAAAGCATAACCGCTACAATTATTCGCCGATCACTGAGCGGGCGGACTTCAAATGGCCCGGTGGCAAGCGCCTCGCTTTTTATGTCGCGCTGAATGTCGAGCATTTCAGCTTCGGCGAAGGCCTCGGCCATACGCCGACGGCACCCGGACCGCAGCCTGACGTTCGCAATTTCGGCTGGCGCGATTACGGGCTCCGCGTCGGCATATGGCGCATATTCGACATGATGGATGAACTCGGCCTGCCGATGTGCCACCTCCTTAATGCGTCGGTCTGCGAGGAGATGCCGCAGATCCCTGCGCGCATCGCCAAACGCGGCGACGAGGTGGTTGGCCATGGCTATACCAATTCGGAGCGGCAATCCGACATGGATGCGGCAACCGAGGCGGCCATGATTCGCCACGCGACCGACACGCTCGCCAAACATGTCGGCCGCCGGCCCTTCGGTTGGATGGGCCCCTGGATTTCCGAGACAGCGGTTACACCCGACCTGCTGCAGGAGTGCGGCTACACGTACCTCATGGATTGGCCCGCGGACGACCAGCCGTTCTGGATGAAAACGCGCGCCGGCCGGATTCTCTCGGTGCCCTACCCGATCGAGATCAACGACACGCCGACCATGCTGAGCCGCGCCCAACCGGCAACAGACTTTCATCGGATGATCATCGATCAGTTCAACGAAATGCTGCGTCTGTCGAAGGACCAATCGCTTGTCTTCGGCATTTCCCTGCACACATTCTGCAGCGGTCAACCATTCCGGCTTAGTCAGGTGCGACAGGCCTTGCAGACGCTCTTGAGTCATCCGGGCTTCGAAACGGTCTGGGTCACGACGCCCGGACAAATCGCGGACTACGCGGCCACACTCCCCGCCGACTGCGTGCCTTAA